A genomic segment from Lignipirellula cremea encodes:
- a CDS encoding DUF1501 domain-containing protein, with protein sequence MLSFPMNRRSRDCDGSTRRDFLKVGALGLGALSLPELLRARAQAAAAGQSVKNTSVIWLWLSGGPTHVETFDPKMTAPSEYRSTTGEVATPIPGVTLGGTFPEMAKVADKMAFVRSFAHTNSGHGGGTHYVMTGYDDRSIDNGGLPSRPSIGSILSRSRGANNPETGMPTYVRMNGIGADGPAFLGAAFSPFDPGGQARRNMSLVVDRTRLDDRRSLLAGIDSANREADRSRLMEGLDDFEKQAFNLVLSRSQQAFDLKYEDPRTVDRYGPGLGQQLLTARRLCEAGCGFVTVNYGGWDMHGQIANAMNTRAPQLDHAVAALVEDMSQSGLDENVLLVISGEFGRTPKVNGNMGRDHWAPLSTLALAGGGLKMGQVVGESAAKLDVPKSTPIGPQDLMATVFDVLGLDRRAQFINQAGRPVYMVEDGRPIEELV encoded by the coding sequence AGGTTGGAGCTCTGGGACTAGGCGCCCTGAGCCTGCCCGAGTTGCTCCGCGCCAGGGCCCAGGCGGCAGCCGCCGGCCAGAGCGTAAAAAACACTTCGGTGATCTGGCTGTGGTTGTCAGGCGGTCCCACGCATGTCGAAACCTTTGACCCCAAAATGACGGCCCCGTCAGAGTATCGCAGCACCACCGGTGAAGTCGCCACGCCGATCCCGGGCGTCACCCTGGGCGGCACCTTCCCGGAAATGGCGAAGGTCGCCGACAAAATGGCGTTTGTGCGATCGTTCGCCCACACCAACAGCGGCCACGGCGGCGGCACGCATTATGTCATGACCGGGTACGATGATCGCAGTATCGACAACGGCGGCCTGCCCAGTCGGCCTTCGATCGGTTCGATCTTGTCCCGCAGCCGGGGCGCCAACAATCCCGAGACCGGCATGCCGACCTATGTCCGCATGAACGGCATCGGCGCTGACGGCCCGGCCTTCCTGGGCGCCGCGTTCAGCCCCTTTGATCCGGGCGGCCAGGCTCGCCGCAACATGTCGCTGGTCGTCGATCGCACGCGCCTGGACGATCGCCGCAGTCTGCTGGCCGGGATCGATTCGGCCAACCGCGAAGCCGATCGCAGCCGTTTGATGGAAGGGCTCGACGACTTCGAAAAGCAGGCGTTCAACCTGGTGCTCAGCCGCTCGCAGCAGGCGTTCGATCTGAAATACGAAGACCCTCGCACCGTGGATCGTTATGGACCCGGCCTGGGACAGCAGTTGCTGACCGCCCGTCGTCTTTGCGAAGCGGGCTGCGGTTTTGTGACGGTCAACTATGGCGGCTGGGACATGCATGGTCAGATCGCCAACGCCATGAATACCCGGGCCCCGCAGTTGGATCACGCGGTCGCCGCCCTGGTGGAAGATATGTCGCAAAGCGGCCTGGATGAGAACGTGCTGCTGGTGATCAGCGGCGAGTTTGGTCGTACGCCCAAAGTCAACGGCAACATGGGCCGCGATCACTGGGCTCCGCTCAGTACGCTGGCGCTGGCCGGCGGCGGATTGAAGATGGGTCAGGTCGTCGGCGAGTCGGCCGCCAAGCTCGATGTGCCCAAGAGCACGCCGATCGGTCCGCAAGACCTGATGGCGACTGTGTTCGATGTGCTGGGACTGGATCGCCGGGCCCAGTTTATCAACCAGGCCGGACGTCCCGTTTATATGGTGGAAGACGGTCGTCCGATCGAAGAGCTCGTCTAA